Genomic segment of Dromiciops gliroides isolate mDroGli1 chromosome 3, mDroGli1.pri, whole genome shotgun sequence:
TGGGGATTCTGTCTCCATCATTCGGTCCGTTATCCCACCCACCTCCTTCAGCCTATCCCCTTCCTACTCCATCACCCCAACGGAGACAAAGAACAGGAGAAAAAGAGATGGAGCAGAAGGAGAGCAAGGAAAGTCTCCGGCACTACAGAGTTTACAGAGCCCCCGAGAACTATTTTGGGAGAAACAGCTGAGCagtcccccttccttcctctctcctcaccacCATCCTCAACCGGACTGGAGGCTCCAGGAGCCAAGCCTGAGCCAGTCTCCAAATTCGAGGAGTTTCAGTTTCCTAAGAAGTTTCCCAAAGCAGAGCCTCGGGCGTGGGGGGAAGAGGCGGGGCCTGTTTCTGAAGGCATTTGCACTCTTCTCTAGCCTGACCCTCCAGAGACCTAAAGGGTAAGAGGAGACCCAGGAGCTGGGAGGCTGCTGTCCACACCCCAGCAGTGACAGGTGAGGCAAACACAAAGAAGAGGAGGACAGGGAGAAAGCCCCAGAGAGATAAGCAGGATTAGGGATGTTCCCTGCAGGGACAGGACTCCAGAGAGACAagcagaggcagggagggagactCAGAGATGGATAGAGAGGTGGGCAGAGGCAGGGACCCAGAGAAACGGGCCAGATGGGAAGGGACAGGGatccagagagagacagggagggagacaTCCACTGGGGCAGGTGTCCAGAAAGATAAACTTGACAACAAGAAAGAGCTGGAGAGAGATAAGCAGAGACCCCCAATCCAGAGAGCCCGAGCTAAGCAGGATGACATTGcgcgggggcgggggtggggagcgTCTGGCTGAGGGGCTCACAGCGATGGCTTTTCTCCTCAGCCGCCAATTCCATTTCCAGCTTGTTCCCGAGTCATGCGCTGCTGGGGTGAGTATCCCAGGGGTAGCTGGGGAAGGAGGTGGCCACCCTAACCAGGGCTGTGGGGCAGAAAGCTCTGCCTCCCTAAGGtacacccctccccttcccaggtCTGTTCGTCCTCCTGCACCTCACCGGAGCCAGTGCAGCAGACGCCGGGGATGACCCCTTCCTGAAATGCTTCTTGGATCCAGACTACAGGGAGCTGCTGGACATCGTGAGCCAGGGTCTCAACCGGACCACCCGGCCGCAGCGGGTGGCCGTGGTGGGGGCCGGCATCGCCGGGCTGGTGGCAGCCAAGGTGCTGGAGGATGCTGGACACAAGGTCAGGCGGTCCAGCCCCCAGGCCTTGAGCCTCGAGGCACTTGGAACTGGGGGGGGGCTCCATCTGTTCAGTGATGGAATCCCACTGGATAAGGCCCATGGGCCCCTCTGGTTATAAAATCCACGTCCACTTCACGTGGGAGGGAAggtttggggggagtggggaagaaagcCACCCTCACCAGTCTGGCCTGCGTGCAGACATCTGGAAAGGGCATTTCCCTGAATCTGTAGGAAAGTCCCACTTCTAACCTAACTGCCAACGGCCAGCGTTTGTCAGAAAGTGAGTCTCTCACTTCTTCAGATTTCGGGGGAAAAAATCCCACTCTCTCCCCCTGCCAAGGAAGCTCTCAGTGCGTCCTAGCCACCATCCCTTTCACTGCACCGACATCTGGTTGTGAGGACAGGCTGGGGCCGGGGCTCTAGGGGCAATCCCCTTCCTGGGCCAGGCCCCAGACACATTCTGGCCCGGGCAGGGGCGGGGGCGGTGCGGCTGCACTGACAAATCTGACTCCCAGGTAACTCTGCTGGAGGCCAGCGACCGCATCGGGGGACGGATCCTGACATACAGGGACGAGAAGACAGGCTGGCTCGGAGAACTGGGGGCCATGAGGACGCCGTGGAGCCACAGGTATGGAGTGGCCCTGCTCGTGAGCCAGCCTCCACTGCTCAGCCCCTCACCGCCTCCTGACCACGGGGCCCATGTCCATTGACTTCTCAGGATCCTCCTGAAGCTCTGCGCCCGCCTGGGCCTCCCCCTGGCCCCATTCGTTCAGTGTGACATGAATGCCTGGACCGAGGCGAATGGGGTGAAGTTACGGAACTTCGTGGCGGAGGCAGCCCCAGAGCAGCTGGGTTATCCCCTGCGGCCCTCTGAGCGAGGACGGTCACCGGAGGCCATTTACCAGATGGCCCTGGACAAGGTGTGCCCAGAGCCTGGCCCAGCTGCATCTCAGCAGTGGGAACCCcgaccccccattttacagaggagatcTAGGCCAGAGAAATAACCTGCTTGCTGGCCTCCTGTCGTGAATCCTGGGGCTCTTAGCAGCCATGTGGAAATGCCCAGCCCTGAGCCCTGGTTCCAAACCCAATGCCAGCCACATGCCTGGGTCCTTATCTGTCCCAAGGTCCTGGGGCCAAGGGCCCGTCCCACAGCTCCCCAAGCCCggtgaggaaggaaaagaggcctAAGTTTGGAGGCCGACATGTTCAAATCCTGGGAGAGCTTGAGTAAGCCTGGATCCAACAAAGGCCCTCGGCTCTCCATGGGCTAggatgggggagggcaggggaggcagCAGGGGGTGCCATCTTGTGTCCTCACTCCCCTCTCAGGCCCTCCATGACCTCAAACACCTGGGCTGCTCCCGCATGATAAAGAAATTTGAAAGCTACACCCTTCTGGTAAGTAGGCTTGGAGACCCTGGCCACCCACCTCCCCTCCCATGGTTCCCCACTCCTATTGCCCTTGCCCAGCCTGGCTGCCAGGGCTCTCCACCAAGAAGAGTACGACAGGGAAGGCCCTGGGAGCTCTGTGGCAACTGGACCTGCAGCCTCCACCTTcctggagaagacagacagaaagggtTAAAGGAGGGGGGACCCCCAGACGGACCCCAGGCCCTGCCCCTCATTCACgcaggggattaagtgacttgtcattcACAGAGAGGAAGCCCAGCAGGGTATTGCACTGACTGCTAGACTCCTACCACTaagcccagagttcaaatcctgcctccatgACCCTGGGCCTTTCAGGCAGTGTCCAAGGTCCTGGCActgggggggatgggggagggcgGGTCCAAGGGCAAGGCCAAGGTTCAGGGCCAGAAGATCAGAAGCCAGCTAGTCCCACCCCCCAGGGCAGGTCCCACGAGGGGCCTTGGCCCCAGACAAAGGGAGGCCACAGGCAGATAGGAAGCTGGACCAGAGCAAGGGGAGCCCAGGAGGCTGTGCCCACCTGCCCTCTGCCCCCCAGGACTACCTCCTAGGAGAAGGCAACCTGAGCCTGGCCGCCGTCCACCTCCTGGGAGACGTGCTGGCCGAGGATGGCTTCTTCTCCCTCAGCTTTGCCGAGGCCTTACGGGAGCACAGCTACCTCAATGACCAGCTCAGGTGGGTACCGGGAGGCACAGGGAGGGCTGGTGGCCCAGCCTGGGCCCCGCCCACCAGCCTCGGCCTCTGTCCCCAGGTACCAGCGCATCCTCGGCGGCTGGGACCAGCTGCCCCGTGCGCTCCTGCTCTCCCTGTCGGGCCCGGTCCTGCTCCGTGCCCCCGTGGTCCAGGTGTCCCAGGATCGCAAAGGCGCCTCCGTCCTCTACCGGGACCCCCAGCAGCCCTCGCGCCTGCTATCCCTAGCTGCTGACCGCGTCCTGCTGGCCACCACCGCCACAGCCCTGAGCCATATTGACTTCCGGCCACCACTCCGCCCCCCACTCCGCCGCGCACTCCGCCACATCCACTACGTTCCAGCCACCAAGGTCTTCCTCAGCTTCCGGAGGCCATTCTGGGAGGATGAGGGCATCGCGGGGGGGCACTCAACCACCGACCGCCCGGCTCGGGCCCTCT
This window contains:
- the IL4I1 gene encoding L-amino-acid oxidase yields the protein MRCWGLFVLLHLTGASAADAGDDPFLKCFLDPDYRELLDIVSQGLNRTTRPQRVAVVGAGIAGLVAAKVLEDAGHKVTLLEASDRIGGRILTYRDEKTGWLGELGAMRTPWSHRILLKLCARLGLPLAPFVQCDMNAWTEANGVKLRNFVAEAAPEQLGYPLRPSERGRSPEAIYQMALDKALHDLKHLGCSRMIKKFESYTLLDYLLGEGNLSLAAVHLLGDVLAEDGFFSLSFAEALREHSYLNDQLRYQRILGGWDQLPRALLLSLSGPVLLRAPVVQVSQDRKGASVLYRDPQQPSRLLSLAADRVLLATTATALSHIDFRPPLRPPLRRALRHIHYVPATKVFLSFRRPFWEDEGIAGGHSTTDRPARALYYPQGYGREAGGLLLASYTWSDATATFAGLGEEETLRLVLEDVVALHGEKVRELWDGRGAVKRWGEDPYSQGGFVIQPPLPRPQQARDPEQERPWHWDWTQPEGRLHFAGEYTALPHGWVEAAIKSGLRAAQKIHGAA